A segment of the Asinibacterium sp. OR53 genome:
TTATGCAGTTCGCCATTCTTGTGCTGGTCTACAATATACCCGCTGAAGCCCGTGCCAATGAACATGCCCAATCCGTATGTAGCAAAGGTAAACAGCCCCTGCGCAGCATTCTTGATTTTCTCACCCGCTTTTTTCTCGGTATACATATAGCCGGTAACAAAAAAGAAATCATAACAAACACCATGCAGTATAATACCGGCATACAACATCCAGGTACCTGTATCGATATTGCCATAAGCAAAACAGAGATAGCGCAGTATCCAGGCGGTCATGCCCAGCAGGATCATTTTTTTAACACCAATGCGGTTGAATAAAAAAGGAATGGCTAATATGAAAACCGCTTCCGATACTTGTCCGAGTGTCATTTTACCCGCCGCATTCGAAAACCCGATCTCGTTGAGAAACGGATTGGCAAAACCATAATAAAAAGAAAGTGGGATACACACCAATATGGCGGCAATGAAAAAGATGAGGTAAGGTCTGTTCCTGAATAATACAAAAGCCTCTACTCCCAGCGCTTTGGATGCGGTAACATTGTCGCTCGCCGCTTTGGGTGGCGTATGAGGCAACACGAAACTGAACAGGCCCAGTCCGGCAGATACGGCCGCTGCCATATAAAAAGTAGACGATGTTTTTTCGATGCCCAGTTTACCAATGAAGAGGCCTGCTACGATCCAGCCCAGCGTACCGAATACCCTTATCCAGGGAAACTGTTTGCCGGGATTGTTCATTTGTGTGAAAGCTACGTTATTGCTCAGCGCAATGGTAGGCATGTAGAGCAGGGAATAGGCCAGGATGATCCAATAAAAAGCATCGTTGTTTTCTATTTTGGTGGCCAGGAACAACAAGGCACCGCCAACCAGGTGCAATACACCCATAATGCGTTGTGCGGCGAAGAAACGGTCGGCTATCAATCCCACAAAAAAAGGAGAGATCATGGTGGCAATGGCCAGTGCGCTGTAAGCAGCGCCGATCTGGAAGCCACTGGCGTGTAAATGTTCGCCCATATAAGTGCCCATGGTCACATACCAGGCGCCCCAGATAAAATATTCGAAGAACATCATGATGGCCAGCAGGAAACCAGTTCTGTTTTTCATTTTCTTTCGTTAGATTTAATCCGTGTTTAACGGTATTTTGTGCGTGTTGAATATAGGGATAATTGACAAGTAAAAGTTAACCGTTCACGATTATTTCTTGATATCAAACCCCATCCATGAAAAAACGATTGCTTGTTTTTGCGGCAGCCTGTATGGTTTGTATGGCTGTTGCCGCACAACAGCCTGATAGCACTTACGCCGAAAAACTAGGCTTCCGCAAAGGAGCCAGGGTACTCATCTTACACGTAGATGATGTAGGCATGTCGTATGATTCCAATGAAGGAGCTATTAAAGCCATGACAGAAGGCGTCGCTACTTCCTGTAGCGTGATGATGCCTTGTCCCTGGGTGCCGGCCTTTGTGCATTATTATAAAGAACACCCGAAGCTGGATGTAGGGTTACACCTCACACTCACATCAGAATGGAAGGGTTACCGGTGGGGACCGCTTTCTGGAAAAAAGTCCACACCCGGACTCGTAGATGCTGAAGGTGCACTCTGGCCTTCTGTTGCAGCAGTGGTAGAACATGCGAGTGCAGCGGAAGTAGGAACAGAAATCGCTGCACAACTGGAAAGGGCCAGGAACATGGGTTTTGAACCTACACACCTCGATACACACATGGGAACACTACTGGCCAAACCGGATTTTGCGCAACAATACATAGAACTGGGCATCAGGAACCATATCCCTGTTATGGTGCCCGGAGGTCATGCGAAACTGATCAGTGAACAGGCGCAGGCATCGGAAGAGCTACTTCAGCAAATGCGGCAGGCAGGTAAAATGCTTTGGGCCAGCGGACTGCCCGTGCTGGATGATCTGCACAACGGCAGTTATGGCGATAAAATTCCACAGGAATTGCAGGGCGATGATGCCAAAATACAAGCGTTTAAAACACAGCAATACATCAAAGGTATCCGTTCATTGCTACCCGGACTTACCATGATGATCATGCATTGTACCGCTACTACAGAAGTATTTCCGCATATTTCCGATTCAGGTCCCGTTCGCCGGGGCGATATGCTGGCGATGTTAGACCCGGCATTGAAAAAAGCGATCCGGGATGAAGGTATCATACTTACTACCTGGCGGGAAGTCAAAGAAAGAAGAGAGAAATTAAACAGAACCAATCCATAACCATCATCATCATGAAAAAATTATTATTATCGTCCTGCCTTGCTTTAATGGCACTGATCAGTTTGTCTTTCATCAATTTTAAGAAAACGCCGAAAGTATTGGTGTTTGCACGTACCGTAAAATATCATCACGCTTCTATACCCAAGGGACTCGCAGCGATACAGCAATTGGGAAAAGAACATCATTTCGATGTGGATACTACTACCGATGCCAACCTGTTCACTGCCGATAACCTGAAAAAATATGCCGCAGTGGTATTCCTGAGCACCACAGGGGATGTGCTGAACGATGAACAACAAACTGCTTTTGAACAGTATATCCGTTCAGGTGGCGGTTTTGTAGGCGTGCATGCGGCCACTGATACTGAATACGATTGGCCCTGGTACAATCAACTGGTAGGAGCCTATTTCAAAAGTCACCCCAAGCAACAGGAAGCTGTGCTCCATATTGTAGATCATTCGCATCTTTCTACCAAACATTTACCGGCAGAGTGGAAGCGTAAAGACGAGTGGTATAATTTCAAAAGCATACAACCCAACCTGCACATACTGATCACCATCGATGAAAAATCTTATACAGGAGGAGAAAACGGCGATCTTCACCCTATGGCATGGTATCATGATTTTGATGGAGGGCATGCTTTTTATACAGAGTTGGGTCATACCGACGAATCCTATGCAGATCCATTGTACCTGCAACATTTGTACGGAGGCATTGCATCGGTAATGAAAAAATAGAGATCAATCCTTGTACATGAAAAGCAGTGATTCAAGAAGGCTTTCCTGGATAATCGGATGCGGACTTCTTTTGGGAGTAGCTTGCCAAATGCCAGGTAAAAAAACAACAACGCCGGTGTCAGACAGTTCCTGGGCGTTGTTAGGTTTCGAAAAACTCGATAGCGTTAATCCGGTGCTGGTGCCAGGTACCGGCCGGTTCATCGATCCCATACGTCAACAACCAATCTTTTGGGAAGAAAAAGATGTATTCAATCCTGCCATTGTAGTGCGCAATGATACCTTATACATGCTCTATCGTGCGCAGGACAAGATCGGATTGCCCGGTGGCACTTCTCGTATTGGATTGGCATACAGTACCGATGCAGTGCATTTTACGCGATTGGCCACACCGGTACTGTATCCAGATAAAGATGCCTATCAACAATATGAATGGGAAGGTGGCTGTGAAGATCCCAGGATCATAGAAGATGATAAAGGCATCTACTACATGACGTACACTGCTTTCGATGGTAAAACAGCCAGGTTAATGGTCGCGGTTTCAAATGATTTGCTGCATTGGACCAAACAGGGACCGGCTTTTGCAACCGCTTATGAGGGTAGGTACCTGAATGCATGGTCGAAATCGGGATCCATTGTATCACGGTACACAAATGGAAAGATCATCGCAACAAAGATTTATGGTAAATATTGGATGTATTGGGGCGATAAATTCATTTATGCAGCTACTTCAGATGACCTGGTTCACTGGACTCCTGTTGAAATGGATACCGGTGAACAACCTTCGGCTCCTTTAAAGGGAGAAGCGAAACAAACGCCACGGTTAAAAATTGTGGTGGCTACACGCGATGGTAAATTCGACTGCGATCTTGTAGAATCCGGCCCACCTGCCATGCTTACAGACAGCGGCATTTTGCTGATCTATAACAGCCGCAATATTCCTGCCATCGGCGATACGAGTTTGCCCGAAGGCACTTATGCAGCAGGACAGGCATTATTAAATAAAAACAACCCTTTGCAATTGAACAAAAGGTTGTCGAATCATTTCATGCACCCCGATAAGCCTTATGAAATCAATGGCCAGGTAAACCGGGTATGTTTTTTAGAGGGATTGGCTCAATTCCATAACCAGTGGTTTTTGTATTATGGCACAGCCGATTCCAAAATAGCAGTAGCGAGGTCCAGTTATTAATTGTGCACGTAATTCCTATGCATCAGCATTTTTCCAATGCCTGCAAAATATCCTCGAGGATATCGTCTTTGTGCTCAAGACCAACGCTGATGCGGATCAGTCCGGGCGTAATATTCACGGCCTGCCTTTCTTCTTCGCTAAGCTTGGCATGCGTGGTGCTCGCAGGATGCGAAGCAATGCTGCGTGTATCGCCGAGGTTGGCAGTCAATGATAAAATATCGAGCGCATCAAGGAACTTGCGGCCTGCTTCAACGCCTCCTTTCAGTTCAAAACATACGATCCCGCCACCGTTCTGCATTTGCTTTATAGCAATTGCATGCTGGGGATGACTTTTAAGGAAAGGATATTTGAGCCAGCTCAGCTTCGGATGTTTCTCGAGCTTTTCTGCGATATAGTGTGCATTGGCTGCATGGCGTTCCATGCGCACTTCGAGGGTTTCCATGCTGCGGCTCAATACCCATGCATTGAAAGGAGAGAGGGCGGGGCCGGTACTGCGGCAAAAAAGATAAATATCCTTGATCAGATCTTTGCGGCCAACTACCACACC
Coding sequences within it:
- a CDS encoding nucleoside permease, which produces MKNRTGFLLAIMMFFEYFIWGAWYVTMGTYMGEHLHASGFQIGAAYSALAIATMISPFFVGLIADRFFAAQRIMGVLHLVGGALLFLATKIENNDAFYWIILAYSLLYMPTIALSNNVAFTQMNNPGKQFPWIRVFGTLGWIVAGLFIGKLGIEKTSSTFYMAAAVSAGLGLFSFVLPHTPPKAASDNVTASKALGVEAFVLFRNRPYLIFFIAAILVCIPLSFYYGFANPFLNEIGFSNAAGKMTLGQVSEAVFILAIPFLFNRIGVKKMILLGMTAWILRYLCFAYGNIDTGTWMLYAGIILHGVCYDFFFVTGYMYTEKKAGEKIKNAAQGLFTFATYGLGMFIGTGFSGYIVDQHKNGELHNWQQIWFVPAYIAMGVLLYFILFFKEKKEA
- a CDS encoding polysaccharide deacetylase family protein, which translates into the protein MKKRLLVFAAACMVCMAVAAQQPDSTYAEKLGFRKGARVLILHVDDVGMSYDSNEGAIKAMTEGVATSCSVMMPCPWVPAFVHYYKEHPKLDVGLHLTLTSEWKGYRWGPLSGKKSTPGLVDAEGALWPSVAAVVEHASAAEVGTEIAAQLERARNMGFEPTHLDTHMGTLLAKPDFAQQYIELGIRNHIPVMVPGGHAKLISEQAQASEELLQQMRQAGKMLWASGLPVLDDLHNGSYGDKIPQELQGDDAKIQAFKTQQYIKGIRSLLPGLTMMIMHCTATTEVFPHISDSGPVRRGDMLAMLDPALKKAIRDEGIILTTWREVKERREKLNRTNP
- a CDS encoding ThuA domain-containing protein — translated: MKKLLLSSCLALMALISLSFINFKKTPKVLVFARTVKYHHASIPKGLAAIQQLGKEHHFDVDTTTDANLFTADNLKKYAAVVFLSTTGDVLNDEQQTAFEQYIRSGGGFVGVHAATDTEYDWPWYNQLVGAYFKSHPKQQEAVLHIVDHSHLSTKHLPAEWKRKDEWYNFKSIQPNLHILITIDEKSYTGGENGDLHPMAWYHDFDGGHAFYTELGHTDESYADPLYLQHLYGGIASVMKK
- a CDS encoding glycoside hydrolase family 130 protein; its protein translation is MSDSSWALLGFEKLDSVNPVLVPGTGRFIDPIRQQPIFWEEKDVFNPAIVVRNDTLYMLYRAQDKIGLPGGTSRIGLAYSTDAVHFTRLATPVLYPDKDAYQQYEWEGGCEDPRIIEDDKGIYYMTYTAFDGKTARLMVAVSNDLLHWTKQGPAFATAYEGRYLNAWSKSGSIVSRYTNGKIIATKIYGKYWMYWGDKFIYAATSDDLVHWTPVEMDTGEQPSAPLKGEAKQTPRLKIVVATRDGKFDCDLVESGPPAMLTDSGILLIYNSRNIPAIGDTSLPEGTYAAGQALLNKNNPLQLNKRLSNHFMHPDKPYEINGQVNRVCFLEGLAQFHNQWFLYYGTADSKIAVARSSY